Proteins from a genomic interval of Capsicum annuum cultivar UCD-10X-F1 chromosome 4, UCD10Xv1.1, whole genome shotgun sequence:
- the LOC107869589 gene encoding probable serine/threonine-protein kinase At1g54610 isoform X2 has protein sequence MGCAQGKPSMHSPPRGLEKLKLENGYVARGDQHVRPRRSTGQRPHVPREKNAAGFDDVRRRSDANRDIINIERNLVITSDGEKQTNERSDGGDVGKKITMTTTEEEELIDGWPKWLVDNIPRQVLAGLVPKSADSYDKIDKVGSGTYSNVYRARDRDTGKIVALKKVRFDTSEPESIKFMAREIRILQKMDHPNIIKLEGLATSRMQYSLYIVFEYMQSDLTSIISRPDMRLNEAQIKCYMQQLLAGLQHCHERGILHRDIKGSNLLIDKNGMLKIADFGLANLFNPEKKRPLTSRVVTLWYRAPELLLGATDYGIGIDLWSAGCLMAEMFAGRPILPGRTEVEQLHKIFKLCGTPTEDYWRRTKLSTTFRPPYTYRSNKKEAFKHFPTSSWRLLNVLLALDPSNRGSAGSALQDEFFRTSPLACELSELPVVYKEYPEAALKLERKRHKIRQRSQSQKERQKKVIDAEEAKPDSGGYTEEPTKSRVSTVFSVLEPGSSTTNTTTSASSSTSKPTEKAESPQSSPRSIEFHPNATRNLKNRPPLPNARRNIGNKYSSNNNNNIKKDAMNRLNRVQRSQSTNYFQDLDHQKFHKLHDVVD, from the exons ATGGGGTGTGCTCAAGGAAAGCCTTCGATGCATTCACCGCCTCGGGGATTAGAAAAGCTGAAGTTGGAGAACGGATATGTTGCTAGAGGAGATCAACATGTTAGGCCAAGGAGGTCTACTGGACAGAGGCCTCATGTGCCAAGGGAGAAAAATGCTGCTGGTTTTGATGATGTTAGGAGACGGAGTGATGCTAATAGAGATATTATCAATATTGAAAGGAATTTGGTGATCACAAGTGATGGAGAAAAACAAACTAATGAGCGCAGTGATGGTGGTGATGTTGGTAAGAAAATTACCATGACAACAACTGAAGAGGAAGAGTTAATAGATGGATGGCCAAAATGGCTAGTTGATAATATTCCAAGACAAGTTCTGGCTGGTTTAGTCCCAAAAAGTGCTGATTCTTATGACAAAATTGACAAG gtaGGTTCAGGGACTTACAGCAATGTTTATAGAGCACGTGACAGGGATACTGGGAAGATTGTTGCCTTAAAAAAAGTTCGTTTTGATACTTCAGAACCGGAGAGTATAAAGTTCATGGCTCGAGAGATTAGGATTTTGCAAAAGATGGACCATCCCAATATCATAAAGCTTGAAGGGTTGGCTACTTCCAGAATGCAATATAGTCTTTACATAGTTTTCGAATACATGCAGTCTGATCTCACCAGCATAATATCTCGGCCTGATATGAGGCTCAATGAAGCACAG ATTAAGTGTTACATGCAGCAGCTGCTTGCAGGCCTGCAGCACTGCCACGAGAGGGGTATTTTGCACCGAGATATTAAGGGATCCAATTTGTTGATTGACAAAAATGGGATGCTAAAAATTGCTGATTTTGGACTGGCAAACTTGTTCAATCCTGAAAAGAAACGTCCTCTTACAAGTCGAGTAGTCACACTTTGGTACAGAGCTCCAGAACTACTACTAGGTGCTACAGATTATGGAATAGGTATTGATCTTTGGAGTGCAGGCTGCCTCATGGCTGAAATGTTTGCAGGCAGGCCTATTCTACCAGGTCGCACTGAG GTGGAGCAGCTCCACAAGATATTCAAGCTCTGTGGCACACCGACAGAGGATTACTGGAGGCGAACAAAACTTTCAACAACCTTCAGGCCACCATATACTTACAGGTCTAACAAGAAGGAAGCTTTCAAGCACTTCCCGACATCATCTTGGAGGCTTCTAAACGTTCTTCTTGCGCTAGATCCTTCAAATCGAGGTTCTGCAGGTTCAGCACTTCAAGATGAG TTCTTTCGTACGAGCCCCTTGGCCTGTGAACTCTCGGAGCTGCCTGTAGTCTATAAGGAATATCCTGAGGCAGCATTAAAGCTTGAGAGGAAAAG GCACAAGATACGACAACGCTCTCAATCACAAAAGGAACGACAAAAGAAAGTAATAGACGCGGAGGAAGCAAAACCAGATAGTGGTGGCTATACTGAG GAGCCAACAAAGAGTAGAGTTTCAACAGTCTTTAGTGTACTAGAGCCAGGAAGTAGCACTACTAATACAACTACTAGTGCATCTTCCAGTACTTCAAAGCCAACTGAGAAAGCAGAGAGCCCTCAGAGTTCTCCAAGAAGTATTGAATTTCATCCCAATGCCACTAGGAACCTCAAGAATAGACCTCCATTACCAAATGCTAGAAGAAACATAGGCAATAAGtatagcagcaacaacaataacaacatcaagaaGGACGCAATGAACAGATTGAATCGAGTCCAAAGGTCTCAATCCACCAACTATTTCCAAGATCTTGATCATCAGAAATTCCATAAGCTTCACGACGTTGTTGACTAA
- the LOC107869589 gene encoding probable serine/threonine-protein kinase At1g54610 isoform X1, protein MGCAQGKPSMHSPPRGLEKLKLENGYVARGDQHVRPRRSTGQRPHVPREKNAAGFDDVRRRSDANRDIINIERNLVITSDGEKQTNERSDGGDVGKKITMTTTEEEELIDGWPKWLVDNIPRQVLAGLVPKSADSYDKIDKVGSGTYSNVYRARDRDTGKIVALKKVRFDTSEPESIKFMAREIRILQKMDHPNIIKLEGLATSRMQYSLYIVFEYMQSDLTSIISRPDMRLNEAQIKCYMQQLLAGLQHCHERGILHRDIKGSNLLIDKNGMLKIADFGLANLFNPEKKRPLTSRVVTLWYRAPELLLGATDYGIGIDLWSAGCLMAEMFAGRPILPGRTEVEQLHKIFKLCGTPTEDYWRRTKLSTTFRPPYTYRSNKKEAFKHFPTSSWRLLNVLLALDPSNRGSAGSALQDEFFRTSPLACELSELPVVYKEYPEAALKLERKRHKIRQRSQSQKERQKKVIDAEEAKPDSGGYTELQEPTKSRVSTVFSVLEPGSSTTNTTTSASSSTSKPTEKAESPQSSPRSIEFHPNATRNLKNRPPLPNARRNIGNKYSSNNNNNIKKDAMNRLNRVQRSQSTNYFQDLDHQKFHKLHDVVD, encoded by the exons ATGGGGTGTGCTCAAGGAAAGCCTTCGATGCATTCACCGCCTCGGGGATTAGAAAAGCTGAAGTTGGAGAACGGATATGTTGCTAGAGGAGATCAACATGTTAGGCCAAGGAGGTCTACTGGACAGAGGCCTCATGTGCCAAGGGAGAAAAATGCTGCTGGTTTTGATGATGTTAGGAGACGGAGTGATGCTAATAGAGATATTATCAATATTGAAAGGAATTTGGTGATCACAAGTGATGGAGAAAAACAAACTAATGAGCGCAGTGATGGTGGTGATGTTGGTAAGAAAATTACCATGACAACAACTGAAGAGGAAGAGTTAATAGATGGATGGCCAAAATGGCTAGTTGATAATATTCCAAGACAAGTTCTGGCTGGTTTAGTCCCAAAAAGTGCTGATTCTTATGACAAAATTGACAAG gtaGGTTCAGGGACTTACAGCAATGTTTATAGAGCACGTGACAGGGATACTGGGAAGATTGTTGCCTTAAAAAAAGTTCGTTTTGATACTTCAGAACCGGAGAGTATAAAGTTCATGGCTCGAGAGATTAGGATTTTGCAAAAGATGGACCATCCCAATATCATAAAGCTTGAAGGGTTGGCTACTTCCAGAATGCAATATAGTCTTTACATAGTTTTCGAATACATGCAGTCTGATCTCACCAGCATAATATCTCGGCCTGATATGAGGCTCAATGAAGCACAG ATTAAGTGTTACATGCAGCAGCTGCTTGCAGGCCTGCAGCACTGCCACGAGAGGGGTATTTTGCACCGAGATATTAAGGGATCCAATTTGTTGATTGACAAAAATGGGATGCTAAAAATTGCTGATTTTGGACTGGCAAACTTGTTCAATCCTGAAAAGAAACGTCCTCTTACAAGTCGAGTAGTCACACTTTGGTACAGAGCTCCAGAACTACTACTAGGTGCTACAGATTATGGAATAGGTATTGATCTTTGGAGTGCAGGCTGCCTCATGGCTGAAATGTTTGCAGGCAGGCCTATTCTACCAGGTCGCACTGAG GTGGAGCAGCTCCACAAGATATTCAAGCTCTGTGGCACACCGACAGAGGATTACTGGAGGCGAACAAAACTTTCAACAACCTTCAGGCCACCATATACTTACAGGTCTAACAAGAAGGAAGCTTTCAAGCACTTCCCGACATCATCTTGGAGGCTTCTAAACGTTCTTCTTGCGCTAGATCCTTCAAATCGAGGTTCTGCAGGTTCAGCACTTCAAGATGAG TTCTTTCGTACGAGCCCCTTGGCCTGTGAACTCTCGGAGCTGCCTGTAGTCTATAAGGAATATCCTGAGGCAGCATTAAAGCTTGAGAGGAAAAG GCACAAGATACGACAACGCTCTCAATCACAAAAGGAACGACAAAAGAAAGTAATAGACGCGGAGGAAGCAAAACCAGATAGTGGTGGCTATACTGAG TTGCAGGAGCCAACAAAGAGTAGAGTTTCAACAGTCTTTAGTGTACTAGAGCCAGGAAGTAGCACTACTAATACAACTACTAGTGCATCTTCCAGTACTTCAAAGCCAACTGAGAAAGCAGAGAGCCCTCAGAGTTCTCCAAGAAGTATTGAATTTCATCCCAATGCCACTAGGAACCTCAAGAATAGACCTCCATTACCAAATGCTAGAAGAAACATAGGCAATAAGtatagcagcaacaacaataacaacatcaagaaGGACGCAATGAACAGATTGAATCGAGTCCAAAGGTCTCAATCCACCAACTATTTCCAAGATCTTGATCATCAGAAATTCCATAAGCTTCACGACGTTGTTGACTAA